In Chloracidobacterium sp., the following proteins share a genomic window:
- a CDS encoding GDP-L-fucose synthase, which translates to MLNRRIFVAGASGLVGSAVVRDLTKTGYTQLLTPSSGDVDLIDPNQVRDFFQQARPDVVVLAAAKVGGILANDTYRADFVYQNLMIQTNVIHAAFEYKVEKLILLGSSCIYPKFAPQPIPEEALLSGPLEPTNEPYAIAKIAGISLCESYYRQHGCNFFSLMPTNLYGPHDNFDLETSHVIPALMRKFHEARVGGAGTVTIWGSGQPRREFMHVDDMAAAIRFSIERVESFDVYNKGISHLNVGTGSDVRIIELAHLMGRIVGFAGDILTDETLPDGTPQKLLDVRRIHSLGWTHNIQLQDGLAAVYAWYRKHPGAADDLGVTAD; encoded by the coding sequence ATGTTGAATCGGAGGATCTTCGTTGCCGGGGCCAGCGGCCTCGTAGGCAGCGCGGTCGTGCGCGATTTGACGAAGACGGGGTACACACAATTGCTGACGCCTTCGTCCGGGGATGTCGACCTCATCGACCCGAACCAGGTTAGAGACTTCTTCCAACAAGCTAGGCCCGACGTCGTCGTTCTGGCCGCCGCCAAGGTCGGCGGCATTCTTGCGAATGATACGTATCGCGCGGACTTCGTCTATCAGAACCTCATGATCCAGACGAATGTTATCCACGCAGCGTTCGAATACAAGGTTGAGAAACTCATACTTCTCGGAAGCTCGTGTATCTATCCAAAATTTGCTCCGCAGCCGATACCGGAAGAAGCGCTCCTCTCTGGGCCGCTGGAACCGACAAATGAGCCTTATGCTATTGCAAAGATCGCTGGGATCAGCTTATGCGAGAGTTATTATCGTCAACATGGCTGTAACTTCTTCTCGCTAATGCCGACCAATCTTTATGGTCCGCACGACAACTTTGATCTTGAGACATCGCACGTGATACCGGCGCTCATGCGCAAATTTCATGAGGCAAGAGTGGGCGGGGCGGGCACGGTAACGATCTGGGGTAGCGGGCAGCCTCGACGCGAGTTTATGCACGTAGATGACATGGCAGCCGCGATTCGATTTTCGATCGAACGGGTGGAGTCTTTCGATGTTTACAACAAAGGCATCTCGCACCTCAACGTCGGGACAGGCAGCGATGTGCGGATCATCGAGTTGGCCCATTTGATGGGCAGGATCGTCGGCTTTGCAGGCGACATCCTCACCGACGAAACACTGCCCGACGGCACACCGCAAAAACTGCTGGACGTAAGGCGTATCCACTCGCTTGGTTGGACGCACAACATTCAACTCCAAGACGGCTTGGCCGCCGTTTACGCTTGGTACCGCAAACATCCGGGTGCGGCCGACGATTTAGGCGTAACGGCCGATTAG
- a CDS encoding ABC transporter substrate-binding protein — MTNLRKTVFWMLLLVLCVASATCRRKNSGFVTVAIPEKFTTLDTLTTTQSDSASERIKNLMLNTLVRKDEKFDYVGELASDITTSPDGLTLTFTLRDGVKFHNGKVLSSADVKYTFDELFKADGNKAKAFYDTVPADDAKMGKLAAPVEGSDANTTPKAEPKTKSVPHITSITTPDERTVVFVIAKPGLRTQLLANLVAVPIIPEGTVGQQKDSPVGSGPFKFVRLDASQGVLELEAFPDYWEGAPKIKELRVKSITDATALTAELQTGEVDIAPNPTNLPPDILKSIQSAGQLNLLQTDGSNIQYLVFNVSSGPLANVKVRQAIGYALDREKIVKELLSDQARTASSILPAQSWAFAPGKEYSHDPAKARQLLLEAGYKNEPIVFKFRANSAAVSQYAQAIQSSLNDVGLNIQIETLDGPTILQHLRQGQFQMYTGIWIGGNQDPIFLRDLFSSTKIPSTTVSCCNRSRYSNAEVDKLVEDALNATDKGVAKQLYARAWDIVSNDLPLIPLWYPANIVVSNKRIANVQISPSGDWTFLKDITVSP; from the coding sequence ATGACGAATCTGCGTAAAACCGTATTTTGGATGTTGCTGTTGGTGTTGTGTGTAGCGTCGGCAACGTGCCGCCGAAAGAATTCAGGATTCGTGACGGTTGCCATCCCTGAGAAATTCACGACACTCGATACGCTGACGACGACCCAGTCCGATTCGGCATCTGAGCGCATAAAGAACCTAATGCTCAATACGCTGGTTCGCAAGGATGAGAAGTTTGATTATGTTGGCGAACTTGCTAGCGACATCACAACATCGCCTGACGGCCTGACGTTGACCTTTACGTTGCGGGATGGAGTTAAATTCCATAATGGAAAGGTGCTGAGTTCGGCCGACGTCAAATATACCTTCGACGAGTTATTCAAAGCCGACGGAAACAAGGCGAAGGCCTTTTACGATACGGTTCCCGCGGACGATGCGAAAATGGGCAAGCTAGCAGCTCCCGTTGAGGGATCTGACGCAAATACTACCCCAAAGGCCGAGCCCAAGACGAAGTCGGTACCGCACATTACCTCGATCACGACACCCGACGAGAGAACGGTCGTATTTGTCATAGCCAAACCGGGCCTGCGGACACAGTTGTTGGCGAACCTGGTTGCCGTCCCTATCATCCCGGAGGGCACTGTCGGACAGCAGAAGGATAGCCCCGTTGGAAGCGGCCCCTTCAAATTCGTCCGGCTTGATGCATCTCAAGGCGTCCTTGAACTCGAGGCATTCCCGGACTACTGGGAAGGAGCTCCAAAGATCAAGGAACTAAGGGTCAAATCGATTACCGATGCGACCGCCCTGACCGCCGAACTCCAAACGGGCGAGGTTGATATCGCTCCGAATCCAACGAACCTTCCGCCCGACATCCTGAAATCCATTCAGAGTGCCGGACAACTCAACCTTCTTCAAACTGACGGATCGAACATTCAGTACCTCGTTTTCAATGTATCCTCGGGCCCGTTGGCGAATGTTAAGGTCCGGCAGGCGATCGGCTATGCTCTCGATAGAGAAAAGATCGTTAAAGAACTGCTTTCGGATCAGGCGAGAACCGCTTCGTCGATCCTTCCGGCTCAATCTTGGGCTTTTGCACCCGGAAAAGAATATTCTCATGATCCGGCCAAGGCCCGACAACTTTTGCTGGAAGCCGGCTACAAGAATGAGCCGATAGTATTTAAGTTTAGGGCAAACAGCGCCGCCGTGTCTCAGTATGCTCAGGCCATCCAGAGTTCGCTAAACGATGTGGGCCTCAACATTCAAATCGAGACTCTCGACGGACCAACTATCCTCCAGCACCTTAGACAGGGCCAGTTCCAAATGTACACAGGCATTTGGATAGGTGGCAATCAGGACCCGATATTTCTGCGCGACCTCTTTAGCTCGACGAAGATACCGAGCACTACCGTTTCGTGCTGCAACCGAAGCAGATACTCCAATGCTGAGGTTGATAAGCTTGTCGAAGATGCCCTCAACGCCACCGACAAGGGCGTCGCGAAACAACTCTATGCCCGCGCGTGGGACATTGTATCGAACGATTTGCCGCTGATCCCGCTCTGGTATCCAGCTAATATTGTCGTGTCGAATAAGCGCATAGCCAACGTCCAGATCAGTCCCAGCGGCGACTGGACGTTTCTAAAGGACATTACC
- the gmd gene encoding GDP-mannose 4,6-dehydratase, protein MRKALITGITGQDGSYLTEILLEKGYEVHGVIRRSSSFNTGRIDHLYGNPEILNKRLFLHFGDLIDTSSLNRLLEKIVPDEIYNLAAQSHVKVSFDLPDYTAQVDGLGTLRFLDAIRETGLRHVRFYQASTSELFGKVQEIPQNEKTPFYPRSPYGVAKLFAYWTIVNHREAYGTFAANGILFNHESPRRGKTFVTRKITREVARIALGKAKSVSLGCLDAKRDWGFAPEYCEGMWRILQSDVPDDFVFATGETHSVREFVNQSFAFIGVTLDWSGTGVDEVGMIAAIDKTVFEATVGMAAGQLAPGTKVVEVDPTYFRPTEVDILVGDASKAENDLGWKPTTTFTDLVRLMVQADVELVKHPELDH, encoded by the coding sequence ATGAGAAAGGCTTTGATCACCGGCATCACAGGGCAGGACGGTAGCTATCTGACCGAGATCTTGCTCGAAAAAGGCTATGAGGTCCACGGCGTCATCCGCCGGTCGAGCTCGTTCAACACCGGTCGCATCGATCATCTTTACGGAAATCCTGAGATCCTCAACAAAAGACTCTTTCTGCACTTTGGCGATCTGATCGATACGAGCAGCCTGAACCGCCTGCTTGAGAAGATCGTCCCCGACGAGATCTATAACCTCGCTGCCCAAAGCCACGTGAAAGTCTCGTTTGACCTGCCGGATTATACGGCACAGGTAGACGGGCTAGGCACACTCAGGTTTCTAGATGCGATCCGCGAGACCGGGCTTCGGCACGTCCGTTTCTATCAGGCCTCGACATCCGAGCTTTTCGGTAAGGTGCAGGAAATACCACAAAACGAAAAGACGCCGTTCTATCCGCGTTCGCCCTACGGAGTCGCAAAGCTCTTCGCCTACTGGACCATCGTCAATCACCGCGAGGCATACGGGACATTTGCGGCGAACGGCATCCTCTTTAATCACGAATCGCCTCGCCGCGGAAAGACGTTTGTCACCCGAAAGATCACTCGCGAGGTCGCCCGGATCGCCCTCGGTAAGGCAAAGTCAGTATCCCTCGGTTGTCTTGACGCAAAACGCGATTGGGGCTTCGCACCCGAGTACTGCGAGGGAATGTGGCGGATTCTGCAAAGCGACGTTCCCGATGATTTCGTTTTCGCCACCGGCGAGACACATTCCGTAAGGGAATTCGTTAACCAATCGTTTGCATTCATAGGTGTTACGCTCGATTGGTCGGGAACCGGCGTTGATGAGGTTGGAATGATCGCTGCGATCGATAAGACGGTATTTGAGGCAACGGTCGGTATGGCCGCCGGCCAACTCGCGCCGGGCACAAAGGTTGTCGAGGTCGACCCGACATACTTCCGCCCAACCGAGGTCGATATCCTTGTTGGCGACGCGTCAAAAGCCGAGAATGACCTTGGCTGGAAACCGACTACCACATTTACCGACCTGGTGCGGCTCATGGTTCAGGCTGACGTTGAACTAGTAAAGCACCCGGAACTCGATCACTGA
- a CDS encoding SLBB domain-containing protein — protein sequence MKRALLIFLIACATSSSVVIVDAQTVTTPVSQPESSEQQDTTSMNGRDERYRIGLQDILDIQVFRHADLSGRFPVSPNGTILLFRLEKPIVAVCKTETELAMDIENAYKEKYLREPRVKVGVAEQRSQSISVIGAVERPGTYYVNRRVHLLEILAQAGGPNKEAGTRLLVARTGSNSSCKASGTAGENEQIAVVDFKIRDVQEGRQTFWMQPGDVVSILDADVIYVYGNVNKQGSYRVREPITLTQAIVSAEGLKPAAQKDKIRILRQSPGDLERKELVFDLNDIDKGKARDPYLEPNDIVAISQDKARAILNGIARSIKTALPSAAYRIP from the coding sequence ATGAAGAGAGCATTACTTATCTTCCTTATCGCATGTGCCACGTCGAGCAGCGTCGTGATCGTTGACGCTCAGACGGTGACTACTCCGGTTTCGCAACCCGAATCCTCCGAGCAGCAGGATACAACCTCGATGAACGGGCGTGACGAGAGGTACCGGATCGGACTGCAAGACATTTTAGATATTCAGGTATTCCGCCATGCCGACCTTAGCGGTCGCTTTCCCGTCAGCCCAAACGGCACGATCTTGCTCTTCCGCCTCGAAAAGCCAATCGTCGCGGTTTGTAAAACCGAGACAGAACTCGCGATGGACATCGAGAACGCATACAAAGAGAAGTATTTGCGGGAGCCGCGCGTGAAGGTTGGCGTCGCTGAACAACGATCGCAATCGATCTCGGTCATTGGCGCGGTAGAGCGGCCCGGCACCTATTACGTCAACCGGCGTGTGCACCTCCTTGAGATATTGGCCCAGGCGGGCGGGCCCAATAAGGAGGCCGGCACGCGATTGCTCGTTGCTCGCACAGGCAGCAATTCGAGTTGTAAGGCCTCCGGCACAGCCGGTGAGAATGAACAGATCGCCGTCGTTGATTTTAAGATCCGGGACGTTCAGGAAGGGCGACAGACATTCTGGATGCAGCCTGGCGACGTTGTCTCGATCCTCGACGCGGACGTGATCTACGTTTACGGGAACGTGAATAAGCAAGGCTCATACCGAGTCCGTGAACCTATCACGCTGACTCAGGCCATCGTTTCGGCGGAAGGGTTGAAACCAGCGGCACAGAAGGACAAGATCAGGATCCTCCGGCAGTCTCCGGGAGACCTGGAGAGAAAGGAACTGGTATTCGACCTGAACGATATCGATAAAGGAAAGGCTAGGGATCCTTACCTTGAGCCGAACGATATTGTCGCGATCTCTCAGGATAAGGCCCGGGCGATCCTCAATGGAATCGCCAGATCGATAAAGACGGCCCTTCCATCTGCCGCCTATCGAATCCCGTAG
- the mutS gene encoding DNA mismatch repair protein MutS yields the protein MDNATPMLRQYLEIKKLYPGTILFFRLGDFYEMFNEDAIVGSRELEITLTARQKDSPNPIPMCGVPHHAAASYIARLVKKGYRVAICDQTETPGKGTKLVKREVVRVVTPGTAIDPQLVGSKEPVYLAGITGRGETYGVAFLETSSGQFTATEHSGNGAWQKACEELDAFGPRELLFPTSLHQQVTEVYDELGSGRGLFEESRPTVASRVPFTLTERPGDDFDSKVGEEALKHHLQVGSLSAFGFDGHSQAVGAAGACLRYAQATQRAGAGHISEITYFETSDFMVLDAITLRNLDIFECRGEKSKNTLFGVLDETVTGMGSRLLREWLRRPSLKQTEIQTRLAAVSELSDTIFREKLRLLMKDVSDLERLIGRLNLGTATPRDLVALRRSVGQVPKVNAELSDVRSLLLQVLSENIFELPELSDLIDRAIVDEPPVHLSEGGVIRSGYHPELDEIRTVSVSAKQTIAAFEDQERERTQIGNLRIRFNNVFGYYIEVSKANSTRVPDDYERRQTLANAERYTTQQLKEWEHKILGADERITQLEAELFQVVRNRVCEETRKLQSTARALATLDALCSLAETAAKHNYVAPELYEGDAIEIKSGRHPVVEVSLGGSFIPNDLRMNNSTDRLLIITGANMGGKSTILRQIALIQIMAQIGSFVPAASARLPIVDRIWTRVGASDDLASGRSTFMVEMTETAAILYGATARSLVLLDEIGRGTSTFDGLSIAWAVAEHLHNSPEHAAKTLFATHYHELTELAEMLPGAKNYQITATEEDGDVLFLHKLQPGKASKSYGIAVAKLAGLPADVVMRAKEVLAKLERYELAVFADERPTGLARAAAGHAASQYSLFAISNESTIEELRQLEVATLSPDESKALLTKIKERIV from the coding sequence ATGGATAATGCCACGCCGATGCTTCGGCAGTATCTCGAGATCAAAAAGCTGTATCCCGGAACGATCCTGTTCTTCCGGCTTGGCGATTTTTATGAGATGTTCAATGAGGACGCCATCGTTGGCTCCCGTGAGCTTGAGATAACCCTCACGGCCCGGCAAAAGGACTCTCCGAATCCAATACCCATGTGCGGGGTTCCGCACCACGCCGCCGCCTCGTATATTGCCCGCCTCGTAAAGAAAGGGTACCGAGTCGCGATCTGTGACCAGACGGAAACGCCCGGGAAAGGTACAAAACTCGTAAAACGCGAGGTCGTCCGCGTGGTCACTCCGGGGACTGCGATCGATCCGCAGCTTGTCGGATCCAAGGAACCTGTCTATCTTGCCGGGATCACCGGCCGTGGCGAGACATATGGCGTGGCCTTTCTCGAAACGTCGTCCGGGCAGTTCACGGCAACCGAACACTCTGGGAACGGTGCCTGGCAGAAGGCCTGTGAGGAATTAGACGCTTTCGGTCCCCGGGAATTGCTATTTCCAACATCGCTCCATCAACAGGTCACAGAAGTCTATGACGAATTGGGTAGTGGCCGTGGGCTCTTCGAGGAAAGCCGTCCGACAGTGGCAAGCCGCGTACCGTTCACCCTGACCGAGCGGCCCGGAGATGACTTTGACTCGAAAGTCGGAGAGGAGGCGTTAAAGCACCACTTGCAGGTAGGATCGTTGTCAGCCTTTGGTTTCGATGGGCATTCTCAGGCTGTTGGAGCAGCGGGAGCGTGTCTGAGATACGCACAGGCGACACAAAGGGCCGGAGCGGGCCATATCTCGGAAATCACCTATTTCGAGACAAGCGACTTCATGGTTCTAGATGCGATCACGCTGAGGAATCTCGATATTTTCGAATGTCGCGGCGAGAAATCGAAGAATACTCTGTTTGGCGTTTTGGACGAGACCGTCACCGGTATGGGATCCAGGTTGTTACGAGAATGGCTGAGGCGTCCCTCGCTAAAGCAAACCGAGATCCAGACAAGGCTTGCGGCGGTCAGCGAGCTTTCTGACACGATATTTCGGGAGAAGCTTCGGTTGCTGATGAAGGATGTTAGCGACCTGGAACGCCTGATAGGCCGGCTCAATCTCGGGACGGCGACACCGCGCGACCTCGTCGCGTTACGGCGTTCGGTCGGACAGGTCCCGAAAGTAAACGCTGAGCTTTCAGATGTTAGATCGCTGCTGCTGCAGGTGCTGTCCGAGAATATCTTCGAACTGCCCGAGCTTTCGGACCTGATCGATCGGGCGATCGTTGATGAACCGCCTGTACACCTAAGCGAGGGTGGAGTCATTCGAAGCGGCTACCATCCGGAGCTCGACGAGATAAGGACGGTCTCGGTCTCGGCCAAGCAGACGATCGCAGCCTTTGAGGATCAGGAGCGAGAACGGACGCAGATTGGAAACCTGAGGATCCGGTTTAACAACGTCTTTGGCTACTATATCGAGGTATCAAAGGCGAATAGCACGCGTGTCCCCGACGATTACGAAAGGCGACAAACCCTCGCGAATGCCGAGCGTTACACGACACAACAGCTTAAGGAATGGGAGCATAAGATACTTGGGGCGGACGAGCGGATCACGCAACTCGAAGCTGAGTTGTTTCAAGTGGTGCGCAATCGCGTCTGCGAAGAGACGCGCAAGCTGCAATCCACAGCGCGGGCGTTGGCGACACTCGACGCTTTGTGCTCCCTCGCAGAGACAGCCGCGAAGCACAATTATGTCGCGCCAGAGCTTTACGAAGGGGATGCGATCGAGATCAAGTCCGGCCGGCATCCTGTTGTCGAAGTTTCACTCGGCGGCTCCTTCATTCCGAATGATCTTCGGATGAATAATTCGACTGATAGGCTTCTGATCATCACCGGCGCTAATATGGGTGGCAAGTCTACCATACTGCGCCAGATCGCATTGATCCAGATAATGGCCCAGATCGGATCGTTCGTTCCCGCAGCCTCGGCGCGGTTGCCCATTGTTGATCGGATATGGACACGTGTTGGGGCATCGGATGACCTCGCGTCAGGAAGATCGACCTTTATGGTCGAAATGACAGAGACCGCGGCCATCCTTTACGGGGCTACTGCGAGGAGCTTGGTACTGCTCGACGAGATCGGTCGCGGAACGTCGACCTTCGACGGTCTTTCTATCGCCTGGGCGGTCGCCGAGCATCTGCACAACTCACCTGAGCATGCGGCGAAAACACTCTTTGCGACGCATTACCACGAACTGACCGAGCTAGCCGAGATGCTGCCGGGCGCTAAGAACTATCAGATCACTGCGACCGAGGAGGACGGCGATGTACTGTTCCTGCACAAGCTACAGCCTGGCAAGGCGTCAAAATCCTATGGCATTGCGGTCGCGAAACTCGCAGGGCTACCCGCAGACGTAGTCATGCGAGCGAAAGAAGTTCTCGCAAAGCTCGAAAGGTATGAGCTTGCCGTTTTTGCTGACGAAAGGCCGACGGGTCTCGCTCGGGCGGCTGCCGGGCATGCCGCGTCGCAATATTCCCTGTTTGCTATCAGCAATGAATCCACGATCGAAGAACTCCGCCAACTTGAGGTCGCGACACTCAGTCCGGACGAATCGAAAGCATTGCTCACGAAGATCAAGGAGCGCATCGTATAA
- a CDS encoding polysaccharide biosynthesis tyrosine autokinase — protein sequence MKESRELIRPSLNDTAELERVLDSSVQTGRYPSYREAPGEGLQLLEYWRAIRKRLWLVVGIAVLITTLTAIYMARKPNVYSARAVVQVDLEQTNPELLTSDRQRPVLTSDPAYFNTQLQLLYSDGLLRRVIKEHSLDENPEFQKLKAEGTTSAWHSALRSLGLATEDKPKADAPELSESNLATSEEIADAVKIAPFVEVIKKNLGLDPIRESRATVKDTRLIQISFQNNDPELAAYVVNSIAETFTNQNQEKRSGTSRKTNDFLQERIASLQSEIKNDEQKLVELTESEGILKTTGEQTIVIERLAGLNKDLLVAENDRKTAEAQFLTVNSSPDKVKSMVEEQMARFITEQENNIRAYQSDTLKKIADLRQTRAQKLQEFQEGAPEIREIDAQIKSYEDSIDKAVAKFNGQLESYRQRTTKSLLDNLRTKYLSAKDKEDKLRVDFNKQYEEAQSQNSGAVNLKLLQQNIDTNKGFLDNLRKQVSGNDIAAQGSDNNISVIEIAIPSDIPVGPRRLMTVTAALLLSTLFGMGLALFLEYLDDTIRTTEEIENYLQLPALAAIPTIDSIPKRKLLLVGANEPEDDVPTSPLLISADPRSSLAEAYRHLRTSILLSTAGHAPKSLLITSSLPSEGKTTTATNTAISLAQTGAKVLIIDADMRRPRLHNVFNIENGIGLSTLLASELSDTEIDNAVRQDERTKLYLLTSGPIPPNPAELIGSEQMATLLKLLQKKFTHVVVDSPPIASFTDGVLVASMVDGVILVVHSGKSSRQVVKRSRQLLQEIGAKVFGVVLNNVNLNTKDNYYYYQSYYHRSTYHSGDEQ from the coding sequence ATGAAGGAATCTCGCGAGTTAATTCGACCGTCGCTGAATGACACTGCTGAACTGGAGCGGGTTCTCGATTCGTCTGTTCAGACGGGTCGATATCCGTCATATCGCGAGGCACCAGGCGAGGGACTTCAGTTGCTCGAATACTGGAGGGCAATTAGAAAAAGACTATGGCTCGTTGTCGGCATCGCGGTACTGATCACGACGCTGACAGCGATCTATATGGCCCGAAAGCCAAATGTCTATTCCGCGAGGGCGGTCGTGCAGGTTGATCTCGAACAGACCAATCCGGAATTGCTTACCAGTGACCGTCAGCGACCGGTGCTGACATCGGACCCGGCTTACTTCAATACGCAGCTGCAGCTCCTTTATAGTGACGGTCTGCTGCGTCGGGTAATAAAGGAGCACAGCCTCGACGAGAACCCGGAATTTCAGAAACTTAAGGCTGAAGGGACAACCTCTGCGTGGCACTCGGCCTTGCGCTCGCTGGGCCTAGCAACAGAGGACAAGCCAAAAGCAGACGCTCCTGAGCTTTCTGAATCGAATCTCGCTACATCCGAGGAGATCGCAGACGCGGTCAAGATCGCTCCGTTTGTTGAGGTTATCAAGAAGAATCTCGGTCTTGACCCGATCCGCGAATCGCGGGCCACGGTCAAAGACACTCGCTTGATCCAGATATCGTTCCAGAACAACGATCCCGAGCTTGCGGCGTATGTTGTCAACAGTATCGCGGAAACGTTTACCAACCAGAATCAGGAAAAGCGTTCTGGTACGAGCCGTAAGACGAATGACTTCCTGCAGGAACGCATTGCGTCGCTACAGTCTGAGATCAAGAACGATGAGCAGAAACTCGTCGAATTGACGGAAAGCGAAGGCATTCTCAAGACAACCGGCGAACAAACCATCGTCATCGAGCGGCTCGCCGGGCTCAACAAGGATCTCCTTGTTGCCGAGAATGATCGAAAGACAGCCGAGGCCCAGTTCCTTACGGTGAACAGCTCGCCTGACAAGGTCAAGTCGATGGTCGAGGAACAGATGGCCCGCTTCATAACGGAGCAGGAGAACAACATCCGCGCCTACCAATCTGACACGCTAAAGAAGATCGCTGACCTACGTCAGACTCGTGCACAAAAGCTGCAGGAGTTTCAGGAAGGGGCGCCGGAGATCCGCGAGATCGATGCCCAGATCAAGAGTTACGAGGATTCGATCGATAAGGCTGTCGCAAAGTTCAACGGTCAGCTTGAATCCTATCGGCAGCGAACAACGAAGAGTCTTCTCGATAATCTCCGAACCAAGTACCTCAGCGCCAAGGACAAGGAGGACAAGCTTCGCGTTGACTTTAATAAGCAGTACGAAGAGGCCCAAAGTCAGAACAGCGGGGCGGTGAACCTTAAGTTACTGCAACAGAATATTGATACCAATAAGGGCTTTCTCGACAATTTGCGTAAGCAGGTGAGCGGTAACGATATCGCTGCTCAGGGTTCGGACAACAACATCAGCGTGATTGAGATCGCGATACCGTCGGATATTCCCGTCGGTCCGCGTCGACTAATGACAGTGACCGCGGCTCTGCTGCTTTCAACGCTCTTCGGAATGGGGCTCGCCCTTTTTCTCGAATACCTCGACGATACGATTCGGACGACTGAAGAGATCGAAAACTATCTGCAGTTGCCGGCACTGGCGGCGATCCCGACCATTGATTCGATCCCGAAGCGAAAATTGCTGCTGGTCGGTGCCAATGAGCCTGAGGACGATGTGCCGACGTCACCTTTGCTAATCTCAGCCGATCCGCGCTCATCGCTGGCGGAGGCGTATCGCCATCTCAGGACGTCGATCCTCCTCTCAACCGCGGGCCACGCACCAAAATCACTGCTGATCACGTCGAGCCTGCCCTCCGAAGGTAAAACAACGACGGCGACCAATACGGCCATCAGTCTTGCACAAACCGGTGCAAAGGTTCTGATCATTGACGCAGATATGAGGCGGCCGAGGCTGCACAATGTCTTTAATATTGAGAATGGAATCGGGCTCAGCACACTACTTGCAAGCGAACTAAGCGATACGGAGATCGATAATGCGGTTCGACAGGATGAGCGGACAAAGCTTTATCTGCTCACGTCCGGACCGATCCCGCCGAATCCGGCCGAGCTTATCGGTTCGGAACAGATGGCGACGCTGCTCAAGCTGCTGCAGAAGAAGTTCACACATGTAGTCGTTGATTCACCGCCGATCGCGTCCTTTACTGATGGCGTTCTGGTCGCGTCCATGGTGGACGGCGTGATCCTCGTGGTCCACTCAGGCAAGAGCTCGCGGCAAGTCGTGAAACGCTCAAGACAACTGCTGCAGGAGATAGGGGCAAAGGTCTTCGGTGTTGTTCTCAATAACGTCAACCTCAACACCAAGGACAATTACTACTACTACCAGAGCTATTATCATCGAAGCACATATCATTCTGGCGACGAACAATAG
- a CDS encoding N(4)-(beta-N-acetylglucosaminyl)-L-asparaginase, with protein sequence MNPRSKNSANLRSRHSVRTNRKHCSRRSRSASYKVTDRRTFLRTSLFGAPFLSLVVDAAAESGAKPVIVSTWDSGIRANAAGWPTLSLGGRALDAVEKAGIAIEDEPSCCVGLAALPDRDGFVTLDACIMDESANIGAVSFLERIKHPISVARAVMEKTPHVLLSGEGALKFALEQGFKLESGVLSDESQKAWKEWLKKSNYEPQINVENTRSTGRKVTKPPYFFEDGSPNHDTMGTLAMDMRGNLAGMVTTSGMAFKMRGRVGDSPIIGAGLFVDNKVGAATSSGIGEEVIRICGTHTVVEQMRLGLTPELACRRAVMRIVEHDRVKAQSLQVGFVAISKAGMIGAFSIQKGFSYSVTSANINKTFAAHSYFN encoded by the coding sequence ATGAATCCACGATCGAAGAACTCCGCCAACTTGAGGTCGCGACACTCAGTCCGGACGAATCGAAAGCATTGCTCACGAAGATCAAGGAGCGCATCGTATAAGGTGACCGACCGACGTACATTCCTCAGAACCTCACTCTTCGGCGCTCCGTTTCTATCGCTAGTCGTTGACGCCGCTGCCGAGAGCGGTGCCAAACCTGTAATTGTCTCAACTTGGGACAGCGGGATACGTGCTAATGCCGCCGGCTGGCCCACGCTTTCTTTGGGCGGCAGGGCGTTGGACGCCGTCGAGAAGGCGGGGATCGCCATCGAGGACGAACCGAGTTGCTGCGTCGGTTTGGCGGCCCTACCGGACCGCGATGGTTTTGTCACCCTTGACGCATGCATTATGGATGAGAGTGCGAACATCGGTGCTGTCTCTTTCCTCGAACGGATCAAACATCCGATATCGGTCGCCCGCGCAGTGATGGAAAAGACACCGCATGTGCTGCTGTCGGGCGAAGGAGCTCTTAAGTTCGCCCTCGAGCAGGGTTTCAAGCTGGAATCGGGGGTGCTTTCCGATGAATCTCAGAAGGCCTGGAAAGAATGGTTAAAGAAGAGCAACTACGAACCGCAGATAAATGTCGAGAACACCCGGTCAACGGGACGCAAGGTGACAAAACCACCCTACTTCTTTGAGGATGGTTCGCCTAATCACGATACGATGGGGACGCTCGCGATGGATATGAGGGGCAACCTCGCGGGTATGGTCACGACGAGTGGAATGGCGTTCAAGATGCGTGGGCGCGTCGGCGATTCGCCGATAATCGGTGCCGGGCTTTTTGTCGATAACAAGGTCGGCGCGGCGACTAGCTCCGGTATCGGCGAAGAGGTCATCCGCATCTGCGGAACTCATACGGTCGTTGAGCAAATGCGGCTTGGTTTGACTCCCGAGTTGGCCTGTCGTCGGGCTGTAATGCGCATTGTTGAGCATGATCGGGTGAAAGCGCAGAGTCTACAGGTCGGATTTGTCGCGATCTCAAAGGCCGGTATGATCGGGGCCTTTTCCATCCAGAAGGGCTTTAGCTATTCCGTCACGAGCGCCAATATCAACAAGACGTTCGCTGCTCACAGCTATTTCAATTAG